Genomic segment of Candoia aspera isolate rCanAsp1 chromosome 2, rCanAsp1.hap2, whole genome shotgun sequence:
ctaaaaaaagcaTGAAGTGTAAAAGATGTTTCAAAGTCATTATTGTATCTTCTGCTGCAGGTGCGTTTAATGATAACAGATGCTGCACGACATAAGCTTCTGGTACTAACTGGGCAGAGCTTTGAAAATACAGGTGAACTCATTCTTCAGTCAGGATCTTTCTCATTTCAGAACTTCATTGAGATCTTCACTGACCAAGAGGTTTGTTTCTTAATTGTTGCTACTCTATAACTCAGTGTGACAGAAGTTTTGTTTGTACATTTAATTGTACAGTAGGTTCATCAATTTAATGtttttgaagaggattaaaaaaatcagagatagatacccatcatgctattcatttttaaagtactATGCAGACTGCAGAATAAGGAATAAAGAATAGTaagccaattttatttattttatttgcttacaATTTTTGTAATTATCCCCAACCTGAAGATTCTGGACAACATAGTGTGTTGGTTTCGACTGGTTCTCAAAGgtttggccatcccagcacccccgcagtcatgtgatcatgatctgggcagtTGGCAATCAACTTgtacttacgatggttgcagcatcccacagtcacatgatcacaatttgcaaccttccctgttggcttcccgcaagcaaagccaatggggaagctggcagggaagattacaagttgcttgggtaagtctcccccacccgtgcaccctcccccaaCCCTTCTGCACTCACACCGTGTCTCAGTGACCACCGCACACTCTTGCATGCCTTCCCCAAGCCTCCTTAGGGTTAACAAGCAGTTTGAATTGGCCAGGAAGTTAGTGGCTATACTGGTAGCCACTATGGCAAATTCAAAATTAATGTTACATTCTAATGGCAGGGCTGATCCACCTGTAGTCTAGCATCCTTATTCaagatcagctgcagcttctgggacATTGTCAAAGGTTgccccacatagagtgcattACATTAATCAACTACATGGTGATCACAGAATGAGTTTCCATCACGAGAGCATCCTGATACAGGGAGGAGTGTAACTATTGTTACTGATGGTCCCATTGGCCATGGCCCCTATCTGCTGTTTAAGTAGTAGCTGTAGGTCCAAGAGGATCCATAGGTCATGAAGCAGTTCCTTCAGGGAGAACACAACCCTACCCAGAGTATCCATGGCGATTGATGTTTAGATGTTTATTGATGTCCAGGAACTTATTCTTGGAGGGATTTAATCTGAccctaacagcctccagacacttgTTCAGGCTTTCTGTGGCATCCACAGTTTAACCAGGAGTGACAGTgaacaactgagtatcatcagcatgctggtGACATCCTACCCCAAACCAAcaaatgactttttaaagcagcttcacagatatattaaataatatcagGAACAGCATCAAACCTAAGGCACCTCACATTGGAACAACCATGGGTTCAAATGCTGCCCCCTACAAATTGCAACTGTGCTCTGAGGTAAGGGCAGAACACCAAAACATGGTACAATCTTAAAACCTTCATTGACGATCCAGCAAgatgccatggttgatggtattaaaCATAGCTGAGACGTCTAATAAGACCAAGAAAATGCATTCTCATATTCAGGGTCTCAATAAAGGTGACTCTAGGGTGACCAATGCTGCTTCCATCCCAGgactgggcctgaatcctgattagcaggataatctgtttcttctagGATTCTCTGTTGCTGGGACACTGCCACCTTCTCAAGCatctttttcaaaaatggaagGCAGTATATCAGGTGAaggctattaaaaaaaatgaggtcACATGAAGGCTTCCTTGTATTATGAATATACATTCAAACAAGAAGCCAAGACCTTTAGGTATATTTGTTTCTGAAACAAAGCTAGAAGCAGGTTTCTTTGTCATTCCTGATCTTTTACATTGCAAGGTACTGTATATTCTAGTATATCAGCCTCCTTCACAAATGTAGGGAAGGGTGTAGGGAAACTGGAAATGTATGTGCTTCAGATTTACTTTGCCCTTTAAACATAGGTAACTTTTCTACCcaaatctaaaataataatactaaATTGGCTGACTCTTTCTAGGATGTCAGCAGACACAGCTGAGATATTTCCACAGCTGCACCCATGACAGAATATAAATACTTTTGAAATAAAAGCAGCTTTTCTTAACATGGAAATGCCTGGGCACTGGGACTACTGGGtataattgctattttttttcttgtggtaACAGGGCATATCAGAGAAAAAAAGACTTTAGACTAGCAAAATTACTTTGATTTTTACTAGAATACTGAAATCAATTGTGGGGGCCAAGGGCAAAACTCTAACTCAGGAAGCAGATTCACTTTCTATTCAGTCTCATTTAATTTTGAGACAGAAATATGGATTCAGTGTGTACAACCATATAACGCTTCTGTTTGGGTTTTGCAATTTCAGATTGGAGAATTATTGAGCACTACTCACCCTGCTAATAAAGCCAGCTTAACGCTTTTCTGTCCTGAGGAAGGGGACTGGAAGAATTCAAACCTTGACAGACACAACCTTCAAGACTTCATCAACATTAAGCTGAACTCTTCTCCTATTTTGCCTGAAATGGAAGGGCTTTCTGAATTTACAGAATACTTGTCAGAGTCAGTGGAAGTTCCGTCACCATTTGATATTTTGGAGCCACCAACATCAGGAGGTTTTCTGAAACTTTCTAAGCCTTGTTGTTATATTTTCCCTGGTGGAAGAGGAGATTCAGCATTGTTTGCAGTAAATGGATTCAACATGCTTATCAATGGAGGATCAGAGAGAAAATCTTGTTTCTGGAAACTCATCCGACATTTGGACCGAGTGGATTCAATTTTGCTCACTCACATCGGAGATGATAATTTGCCAGGAATTAACAGCATGTTACAACGGAAAATAGCAGAATTAGAAGAGGAGCAGTCCCAAGGCTCTACTACCAACAGTGACTGGATGAAAAATCTAATTTCACCTGATTTGGGAGTTGTATTTCTTAATGTTCCTGAAAGCCTAGGAAATCCTGATCCTAATTTGCAGTTAAAAAGAAGTGTAGAGGAGGCTTGTTTTACATTGCAGTACTTAAACAAGCTATCCATGAAACCAGAACCTCTCTTTAGAAATGTAGGAAACAACACTGAGCCCATTatcctttttcaaaaaatgggTGTAGGGAAACTGGAAATGTATGTGCTTAACCCAGTCAAAAACAGCAAAGAGATGCAATATTTCACGCATCAGTGGACAGGTACAAACAAAGACAAAGCTGAACTGGTGCTGCCAAATGGTCAAGAAATAGACATCCCAGTTTCCTACTTGACTTCGATCTCGTCTTTGATTGTATGGCATCCTGCAAACCCTGCTGAAAAAATTATCAGAGTTCTTTTCCCAGGGAACAGTACACAGTATAGCATATTAGATGGCCTAGAGAAGCTCAAACATTTGGACTTCCTTAAACAACCAACGGTGACACAAAAAGACTTAACTGGTAACCTGGCAAGTCCAGCAGTAAAACAAGCAAAACTGAAGCAGAGAACAGACAGTAAAGAAAGTCTCAAGCCAGTTACTAAAACGCTGTCTACAAAGACTGTCAGAAAAGAATCGAGAGAGGAGGCATCTGACACGGGGAAATCTAGCCCACCAGAAAAGGCtcaaaaagtagaaaataaacccatcataaaaaaagataaatcagCAAAAAGTGAGAGTAGGCTCTCTGTGACTGAAAAAGACCTGACGGCGAAGGAACAGCAGCTCGTGAAATCTGAAACCCCTGAAAAACAAGCGACTGATGTGAAACCAAAAGTAATAAAGGAGAAGCATGTGAAAAAGGAAGTGAAAGTAAAATCTGaagaaaaacaagaagagaaagaaaagtcaaAGAAAGAGGTGCCTAAGAGAGATGAAAAATCCCAGGCCAAGAAAGAGGAAAAGCCTAAAAAGGATGAgtccaaaaaggaaataaagaaagaatCTAAAAAAGAGCCAAAGAAAGAAGCTCTTCCAAAAGAAtccaaaaaggaagagaagaaggaagtgaaaaaggaagaaaagaaagaacccaAGAAGCTTCCTAAGGAGATAAAGAAGACCTCTGCTGCTTTGCCGGAATCAAAGAAGGTTACGGCAAAGCCAAAACCACAGAAGAAGGAAGAACCCATCAAAAAAGAAAGTGGGCTTGCTGGGAAACccaaagaaaaagttaaaagtaAGTCACTGAAGAAAGAGCTCAAGGTGACCGAAGCACCAGCTGCAGCAGTGACTGCTTTGGGTGCTGGGGCTGCAACAGTAGCAGCTGCTGGCCTGGCAGCGAGTGGGAAAGAACTTGAAGTGGAGAGATCTCTTATGTCCTCACCAGAAGACTTAACAAAAGATTTTGAAGAACTAAAAGCAGAAGAAGTTGAAGTGGTGAAGGAAACAAAGCTTCAGGAAGATAAAGTTGAAGATGAAAGCCAGCCAACTGACACAGACCAAAAGGAGAATTACGAAGttcagaaagaagaaatagaaggccCTGCTTATTCTCCTGATGAAGACATAACCACCACAGAACCTGAGGGAGAATGCGAACAAACTCCTGAAGAGCTGGAGTCTGTGGGAAGGGACAGGGTTGATGACAATGAAAAGTTTGAAGAGGAAGGAGCAGGATTTGAAGAATCTTCCGAGGCAGGTGACTATGAAGAAAAGGCTGAGACAGAGGAGGCGGAAGTACAAGGGGCCAATGAACTACCACCAGGTTTCAAAAAGCAAGACATGAAGGATATCATCGAAACAGGAGAGattgaaaaagaaatgatagAAGCCCCTGAATATGAAAAAATGAAAGGGTTAATGTATGATAAAAAAGCAGAATTTAGAGTGGAATATGAAGAGCACtataaagaaaatgtagaagaaacAACAGTTGAAAAGGCAGAAACAGAAGAGACTGAAGAAGACAAAACTGAGGAGGTCAAAGATGAAGAAGATGCTGAAAAAATAGAAGTAGAAGAGGATTATGTCATGGCTGTGGTAGACAAAGCAGCTGAAGCTGCTGAAATGGATGATAAATACAGTTTGCATATAACTACTCCAACTAAATTGTCAGAATCTCCATCTCCAGCAAAGGAACCAGCATCTTCAATTCATGATGAAACTCTACCTGGTGGGTCAGAAAGTGAAGCAACTGTTTCAGATGAAGAAAACAGAGAAGATCAGCCTGAGGAATTCACTGCTACTTCAGGTTATACTCAATCCACAATTGAAATATCCAGTGAACCAACTCCAATGGATGGAATGTCAACTCCAAGAGATGTAATGAGTGATGAAACAAATAATGAAGAAAGTGAATCTCCTTCCCAAGAGTATGTTAACATTACTAAGTATGAATCAGCACTATATTCTCAAGATCTTGCTAGGCCTAAAGTTTCTTCTCTTCCCGATGCTTTTAATGGGTTATCTGAAGGATCTAAAACAGATGCTACTGAAGGCAAAGACTATAGTGTTTCAGCTTCTACCATTTCACCCCCTTCTTCATTAGAGGAAGACAAATTTAACAAAACTTCCTTCCAGGATCTTTATCGTCTTCGGGAAAATGAATTCAAAACTATTAATAAATTAGAAATTTCGGAAACTTGGGATGAGAAGCTTAGCCCAAGTATAGATGAAAGTCCAGCCCCACTATCACCAGTTGCTAAAACACCTCTTAGTGAACGTAGTGTGAACTTTTCCCTAACTCCCAATGAGATTAAAACATCAACTGAACCTGTGGCTCTCACAACATTGCCAGAAAAACATCATGAAACCCAGGAAGAGCAGTGCCCCAGCCCTGATGATAAAACATTAGAAGTGATATCCCCTTCACAATCAGCTGCTGGAAGTGCTGGTCACACACCTTACTATCAGTCTCCCACTGATGAAAAGTCAAACCAACTTCCAACTGAGATTCCTGGAAAGACAACTGAAGTACCGATCAGTTTTGAAGTTAGTGATGCCAAAGACAATATTTCAAAACACAGAATAAGCCCAATGGATGAACCAGTGCCAGACTCTGAATCGCCTTTTGAGAAAGTGCTCTCACCTTTACGAAGTCCACCCCTTATTGGTACAGAGTCTTCCTATGACACATATTTGAGTGCTGATATAAAATATGTCAGAGAAACTGAAATTACCtttgaaaagaaaagtgaaaCTGATGGGTCCACGTTGCAGAAGAGCTCAGTTTCTGAACTTACTTCTACAAACATTTTCCAAGAGCAACAGGATGAAAAAGATGTGGAGCTGACACCTCCAAGGTCAGACATTCttctagaaaaggaaaaggatgatTTAGAAACTTCAGAAATTCAGTCTGCATTAGTTTTGGAAGAGAGGAAGCTAGCAGAGGTTTCTCCTACTCAGGTAGATATTAGTCATTTAGGCTATTTCAAAGAGGACACCAAAATGTCAATATCTGAAAGTACAGTCTCTGATAAATCTGCAACTCCTGTTGATGAAGTTGTAGCAGAAGATACTTATTCACATATTGAAGGAGTTGCATCTGTTTCTACAGCATCTGTTGCTACTAGTTCATTCCCGGAACCAACCACTGATGATGTGTCTCCTTCACTGCATGCTGAGGTTGGATCTCCTCACTCTACTGAAGTTGATGATTCTCTTTCTGTGTCTGTTGTACAAACACCAACTACATTTCAGGAAACAGAAATGTCTCCATCTAAAGAAGAGTGCCCAAGACCAATGTCTATTTCTCCACCAGATTTTTCCCCTAAAACAGCAAAGTCAAGGACACCAATACTAGATCATAGGTCTCCTGAACAATCAACTATGTCAGTAGAATTTGGACAAGATTCACCTGAACAGTCTTTGGCCATGGATTTTAGCAGACAGTCTCCTGAGCAACCCATAGTAGGTGTTGCTGTGCACCATATATCTGAAAATGGTCCAACAGAAGTTGATTTTAGCCCTTCAGACATGCAAGAACACGGATTTCCAAATAAAATATCGCCAGTCGAACAAGTATGTTATGGCCATGAGAAGGATATTTCAGAGATTATTTCAGTTTCTCAGATAGAGGCTTCACCTTcaccttcttcttcctctgttcATACACCATCACAGGCAAGTTCTCCCCTACAAGAAGAAATTCTATCAGGTGTTACACAGCCTAGTGATATACCATTCCATTCTACATTTCCATCAGAAAAAATGCAAAGCTTGGGGGAGAAACTCTCACCAAAGTCTGATTTATCTTCATTAACACCCCGGGAATCTTCTCCTTTATATTCACCTAGTTTTTCAGATTCACCTCCCATAATGAAAGAAACAATGGCTGCTTCTCAGTCATCCCTATTATCACTGCATGTATCCCCAGACAAATTGTTTGGCTATCATACATCAGTAGTTCAAGACCCTGAGACGAAACATGGTCAAGAGCTTCTAGTCTCTAAGGATCAGGAAGATACAGAAGAAACATCCATATCACCAGAAGCGCTTATTTACTCTTATAAGGAAACTGGAAAAAGCACTAGATCACCTGAGGCTGTTAGTTACTCCTATGAAAAAACAGAGGAAGTCACTGAATCCCCTGAAACTCTTGATTACAACTATGCTGCAGCAAAGGAAACCACCAGATCACTAGAGGCAGATAGTTTTTCTTATGAAATAGCAGAAAAAACCACCAAGTCACCAGAAGCCCTTGATTATTCTTATGAGAAATTCACCAAACCATCAGAGTCTGTCCATTATCCTTATGAGTCCACAGAGAAAGCCACCAAATCACCTGGCATTTCAAGTTATCACTATGAGAATGATAAATACCTTGTTTCAGAAAAATCTGAAATCCGTCAAGATGTTGATTTATGCCTTGTCTCATCTTGTGAATACAAGCATCCCAAAACTGAACTGTCACCTTCTTTTATAAATCCTAACCCTTTAGAATGGTTTGCAAATGAAGAACAATCTCAAGACCAAGAAAAACTGTTAGTTCAGTCAGGAGGTGCTCCACCACCCTCCGGAGGAAAACAGCAAGCCCGCCTGTGTGGTGAAACTCCCCCA
This window contains:
- the MAP1B gene encoding microtubule-associated protein 1B, which produces MATVVLEPESEPSCSLPNAVPPSPSLSHRFLDSKFYLLVVVGELVTEEHLRRAISNIERGIRSWDTNLIECNLDQELKLFVSRHSARFSPDVRGQKILHHRSDVLETVVLINPSDEAVSTEVRLMITDAARHKLLVLTGQSFENTGELILQSGSFSFQNFIEIFTDQEIGELLSTTHPANKASLTLFCPEEGDWKNSNLDRHNLQDFINIKLNSSPILPEMEGLSEFTEYLSESVEVPSPFDILEPPTSGGFLKLSKPCCYIFPGGRGDSALFAVNGFNMLINGGSERKSCFWKLIRHLDRVDSILLTHIGDDNLPGINSMLQRKIAELEEEQSQGSTTNSDWMKNLISPDLGVVFLNVPESLGNPDPNLQLKRSVEEACFTLQYLNKLSMKPEPLFRNVGNNTEPIILFQKMGVGKLEMYVLNPVKNSKEMQYFTHQWTGTNKDKAELVLPNGQEIDIPVSYLTSISSLIVWHPANPAEKIIRVLFPGNSTQYSILDGLEKLKHLDFLKQPTVTQKDLTGNLASPAVKQAKLKQRTDSKESLKPVTKTLSTKTVRKESREEASDTGKSSPPEKAQKVENKPIIKKDKSAKSESRLSVTEKDLTAKEQQLVKSETPEKQATDVKPKVIKEKHVKKEVKVKSEEKQEEKEKSKKEVPKRDEKSQAKKEEKPKKDESKKEIKKESKKEPKKEALPKESKKEEKKEVKKEEKKEPKKLPKEIKKTSAALPESKKVTAKPKPQKKEEPIKKESGLAGKPKEKVKSKSLKKELKVTEAPAAAVTALGAGAATVAAAGLAASGKELEVERSLMSSPEDLTKDFEELKAEEVEVVKETKLQEDKVEDESQPTDTDQKENYEVQKEEIEGPAYSPDEDITTTEPEGECEQTPEELESVGRDRVDDNEKFEEEGAGFEESSEAGDYEEKAETEEAEVQGANELPPGFKKQDMKDIIETGEIEKEMIEAPEYEKMKGLMYDKKAEFRVEYEEHYKENVEETTVEKAETEETEEDKTEEVKDEEDAEKIEVEEDYVMAVVDKAAEAAEMDDKYSLHITTPTKLSESPSPAKEPASSIHDETLPGGSESEATVSDEENREDQPEEFTATSGYTQSTIEISSEPTPMDGMSTPRDVMSDETNNEESESPSQEYVNITKYESALYSQDLARPKVSSLPDAFNGLSEGSKTDATEGKDYSVSASTISPPSSLEEDKFNKTSFQDLYRLRENEFKTINKLEISETWDEKLSPSIDESPAPLSPVAKTPLSERSVNFSLTPNEIKTSTEPVALTTLPEKHHETQEEQCPSPDDKTLEVISPSQSAAGSAGHTPYYQSPTDEKSNQLPTEIPGKTTEVPISFEVSDAKDNISKHRISPMDEPVPDSESPFEKVLSPLRSPPLIGTESSYDTYLSADIKYVRETEITFEKKSETDGSTLQKSSVSELTSTNIFQEQQDEKDVELTPPRSDILLEKEKDDLETSEIQSALVLEERKLAEVSPTQVDISHLGYFKEDTKMSISESTVSDKSATPVDEVVAEDTYSHIEGVASVSTASVATSSFPEPTTDDVSPSLHAEVGSPHSTEVDDSLSVSVVQTPTTFQETEMSPSKEECPRPMSISPPDFSPKTAKSRTPILDHRSPEQSTMSVEFGQDSPEQSLAMDFSRQSPEQPIVGVAVHHISENGPTEVDFSPSDMQEHGFPNKISPVEQVCYGHEKDISEIISVSQIEASPSPSSSSVHTPSQASSPLQEEILSGVTQPSDIPFHSTFPSEKMQSLGEKLSPKSDLSSLTPRESSPLYSPSFSDSPPIMKETMAASQSSLLSLHVSPDKLFGYHTSVVQDPETKHGQELLVSKDQEDTEETSISPEALIYSYKETGKSTRSPEAVSYSYEKTEEVTESPETLDYNYAAAKETTRSLEADSFSYEIAEKTTKSPEALDYSYEKFTKPSESVHYPYESTEKATKSPGISSYHYENDKYLVSEKSEIRQDVDLCLVSSCEYKHPKTELSPSFINPNPLEWFANEEQSQDQEKLLVQSGGAPPPSGGKQQARLCGETPPTSVSESAPSQTDSDVPPETEECPSITADANIDSEDESETIPTDKTITYEHIDPPPAPVQDRSPSPRHPDVSMVDPETIPIDQNLSKPLKKDLKEKTKTKKQGTKTKSSSPAKKSDGKPKQVASPKPAGLKESLDKVSRTASPKKKESVEKAAKNVSTPEIKSSHNEEKDKETKNAANSTTSKSAKTTTSGPGNGKATKSIAVPPGPPVYLDLVYIPNHSNSKNVDVEFFKRVRSSYYVVSGNDPAAEEPSRAVLDSLLEGKAQWGSNMQVTLIPTHDSEVMREWYQETHEKQQDLNIMVLASSSTVVMQDESFPACKIEL